In a single window of the Terrirubrum flagellatum genome:
- a CDS encoding right-handed parallel beta-helix repeat-containing protein, giving the protein MQAAVEAIFDDFQAFYLGRFASDPATDPNGNPLQEGAIYFNTTTHTPRYYDGSAWQTFPYATVADGAITFTKLAPTVLKKMRERRSLADFNAPMDGVTDDFAATQAAINAINAAGGGVLVFPGGYTTRYKKPAGTFAALDWKDNVFIEIEGGHTVLHESVFGGFNSGWLTKIGGANVGIKGEGLIQAAPPVTLNGNLTSGSNVVSGLASTSALSVNMPVHHANIPTGASIATIAANSVTLQLGSGTPANATASPSGAPIDFCFTGGPFITVHGTDGFEMGGGLVLGDIYGALIGFCHRALLSPKNFEVKGVRCGYFRRAAAGAGLSFYAEDGLHFLAPAYRGVIDGVFGISGDDLVILSIENFGQPNWDSETAEINISNIIGESLWAQGFRLHRAAASTTGAIRRITGSNINVTGNSLGGNAGSSAVKIEDLTGGQGINSVKLSDVIGVSNNAGEHGIDIVSATDVTLTGPESISAAKVQIRIKDSARVTIVDPKIATPNRTASMPGIQADNSNETKVIGGNVGGQLGHGVDFLNSSGGQIIGVNSKSNGGDGIAFRGSSANNQVIGGDARSNSGDAVKEYDTANHNYVSGLEVGTAAITMIGGSSIATKNPGRDPKSADGLTPSGSPWAYTAGADWENIFVGGGTVSDIKVDGRTVAGSTNLMARLAPHQQLVVTYSSPPSVSRSYG; this is encoded by the coding sequence GTGCAGGCGGCCGTTGAAGCGATCTTCGATGATTTCCAGGCCTTCTATCTCGGCCGCTTTGCCTCTGACCCGGCGACCGATCCGAACGGAAACCCGCTGCAGGAAGGGGCTATCTACTTCAACACGACGACGCACACGCCCCGCTATTATGACGGCTCGGCGTGGCAGACATTCCCTTATGCGACGGTTGCGGATGGCGCGATCACATTCACTAAGCTTGCGCCGACGGTGCTCAAGAAGATGCGTGAGCGCCGCTCGCTGGCGGACTTCAATGCGCCGATGGACGGCGTCACGGACGACTTCGCCGCTACTCAGGCCGCCATCAATGCGATCAACGCGGCCGGAGGCGGCGTCTTGGTCTTCCCGGGTGGATATACGACCCGATACAAGAAGCCTGCTGGAACCTTCGCGGCGCTGGACTGGAAGGACAACGTCTTCATCGAGATCGAAGGCGGCCACACCGTTCTCCATGAGTCCGTCTTCGGTGGTTTCAACTCTGGCTGGTTGACGAAGATTGGAGGAGCGAACGTAGGCATCAAGGGCGAAGGCCTGATCCAGGCCGCGCCGCCGGTCACGCTTAATGGCAACTTGACATCAGGCTCGAATGTGGTGTCCGGACTGGCGAGCACGTCGGCCCTCTCGGTCAATATGCCCGTGCATCACGCAAACATTCCGACCGGCGCATCGATCGCAACCATCGCGGCTAACAGCGTCACGCTTCAGCTGGGATCGGGAACTCCGGCCAATGCGACTGCGTCGCCTTCAGGAGCGCCAATCGATTTCTGTTTCACGGGCGGGCCTTTCATCACCGTCCACGGAACGGACGGTTTCGAAATGGGTGGCGGCCTCGTGCTCGGCGACATCTACGGCGCCTTGATTGGCTTCTGCCACCGCGCGCTGCTGTCTCCGAAGAATTTCGAGGTGAAGGGCGTCCGTTGCGGGTACTTCCGCAGGGCGGCGGCCGGCGCCGGCCTCAGCTTTTACGCCGAAGACGGGCTGCATTTTCTGGCGCCAGCCTATCGAGGCGTCATTGACGGCGTCTTCGGCATCTCCGGCGACGATCTCGTAATTCTCTCCATCGAGAATTTCGGACAGCCAAATTGGGATAGCGAGACTGCTGAAATCAACATCAGCAATATCATCGGGGAAAGCCTATGGGCTCAGGGCTTCCGGCTTCACCGCGCCGCGGCTTCAACCACTGGCGCTATTCGCCGCATCACTGGATCCAACATCAACGTGACCGGAAACTCTCTTGGCGGGAACGCGGGGTCATCGGCTGTCAAGATCGAAGACCTCACCGGCGGGCAGGGCATCAACTCGGTCAAGCTGAGCGACGTAATCGGCGTCTCGAACAACGCGGGCGAACACGGGATTGATATCGTCAGCGCGACGGACGTGACGCTGACCGGTCCTGAATCGATCTCCGCGGCGAAGGTCCAAATCCGCATCAAGGACAGCGCGCGCGTCACGATCGTTGATCCGAAGATCGCGACACCGAATCGGACTGCTTCAATGCCTGGGATTCAGGCCGACAATTCCAACGAGACGAAAGTCATCGGCGGCAACGTCGGCGGCCAGCTCGGCCATGGCGTTGATTTTCTCAATTCGTCAGGCGGCCAGATCATCGGCGTCAATTCCAAGTCGAACGGCGGCGATGGCATCGCATTTCGCGGGTCATCCGCCAACAACCAGGTCATAGGCGGAGACGCCCGCAGCAACAGCGGCGACGCCGTTAAGGAATACGACACTGCGAATCACAACTACGTCTCAGGGCTCGAGGTTGGAACCGCTGCGATCACAATGATCGGCGGCTCTTCAATCGCGACCAAAAACCCAGGTCGCGATCCCAAGAGCGCGGATGGACTGACGCCGAGTGGATCGCCATGGGCCTACACTGCCGGCGCAGATTGGGAAAACATCTTCGTCGGCGGCGGCACTGTTTCAGACATCAAAGTTGACGGCCGAACGGTTGCTGGCTCGACTAATCTGATGGCGCGCCTTGCGCCACATCAGCAACTGGTCGTTACCTACAGCTCTCCACCCTCGGTTAGCCGAAGCTACGGCTGA